Proteins encoded within one genomic window of Phototrophicus methaneseepsis:
- a CDS encoding DUF4179 domain-containing protein — MNENTLHRILDDIGKQNIPQDVDIYPAIEARLTAHSKWRFSWRVMSSRLAASVLIGVLFLATTVYAVTQLNMNDPGLQENMVTVLGLSQTVDDMTVTLDWAYADANRIVVGYSVRGDEEISSEDWRPHLRLTDSTGRQYQPVLGFGANWLTSQKLTSGAYFDALPIENTPESLDLRLSIQAAFVFDFTVPFVAGVRLEGLPPVEVAGLQASLEWAIIAPSMTRTYICYEVPDDPLWAVSGANVELSFDDIPVAHGGTAHHPMGGPRLQDGRQCQEDLFLTTYNERPQTLTLTIISLHTPHRYSQENMHRAAEILGTYGIEADVILNEAQEEESYMLNIPNPPLDEDLFDKAWEEAMANMGEPLSGERINGPWQLQAEVPKER, encoded by the coding sequence ATGAACGAAAACACACTCCATCGTATTCTTGATGATATTGGCAAACAAAATATACCCCAGGACGTGGATATATATCCTGCTATCGAGGCAAGGCTAACAGCCCATTCAAAGTGGCGTTTCAGTTGGCGTGTTATGTCTTCACGCCTTGCGGCCAGCGTGTTAATAGGCGTCCTGTTTTTGGCGACGACAGTCTATGCCGTTACCCAGCTCAACATGAATGATCCTGGCTTGCAAGAAAATATGGTCACGGTGCTGGGGTTATCGCAGACTGTGGACGATATGACTGTGACGCTTGACTGGGCTTATGCTGATGCGAACCGCATTGTGGTGGGTTATTCTGTGCGAGGTGATGAGGAGATATCCTCTGAGGATTGGCGACCTCATCTCAGGTTGACAGATAGCACAGGGAGGCAATATCAACCTGTGCTAGGTTTTGGCGCGAACTGGCTCACTTCACAGAAGTTGACGAGTGGGGCATACTTCGACGCGCTGCCCATTGAAAATACGCCTGAATCGCTGGATTTGCGCTTGAGCATACAGGCCGCTTTTGTCTTTGATTTTACTGTGCCCTTTGTTGCTGGTGTACGCCTGGAGGGCCTACCTCCTGTTGAGGTGGCTGGGCTGCAGGCAAGTCTCGAATGGGCTATCATTGCGCCGTCAATGACACGTACTTACATCTGCTACGAAGTGCCTGATGATCCGCTCTGGGCGGTCAGTGGTGCTAATGTTGAGCTCTCCTTTGATGATATCCCTGTTGCGCACGGTGGGACCGCACATCATCCCATGGGGGGGCCGCGTCTACAGGATGGTCGTCAATGCCAGGAAGATCTTTTTCTGACAACTTACAATGAACGGCCACAGACGTTAACATTAACGATCATCAGCCTACACACGCCCCATCGCTATAGTCAGGAGAACATGCATCGCGCGGCTGAAATCCTGGGGACTTATGGCATTGAGGCGGATGTCATCCTCAATGAAGCGCAGGAAGAAGAATCCTATATGCTGAATATCCCGAATCCGCCACTAGACGAGGATTTATTCGACAAGGCATGGGAAGAAGCAATGGCGAATATGGGAGAACCTCTATCAGGGGAGCGTATCAACGGTCCCTGGCAACTGCAGGCTGAGGTACCAAAAGAGCGTTAG
- a CDS encoding sigma-70 family RNA polymerase sigma factor, translating into MDKNQERHAINQLKKGDVNGLASLVYAYQHHALRTAYLVTQDALIAEDVAQTAFVKAYQHIETFDISRRFLPWFLRIVVNLSVHTMKKQARILPLDAAEETGNFTIEHLLSDAMPDPENEVEARELQEQIHTLLKQLSPEKRAVIVLRYYVDLTETEMSDLLEVPPGTIKSRLHTARQQLRRLLTLNST; encoded by the coding sequence ATGGATAAAAATCAGGAACGTCATGCAATCAATCAGCTAAAAAAAGGTGATGTCAATGGATTGGCTTCGCTCGTTTATGCGTATCAGCACCATGCTTTGCGCACAGCATATCTTGTGACGCAGGACGCGCTAATTGCCGAAGATGTTGCTCAAACGGCTTTTGTGAAGGCGTACCAGCATATTGAGACGTTCGATATATCACGGCGTTTTTTGCCATGGTTTTTGCGCATCGTCGTCAATCTATCTGTACATACGATGAAGAAACAGGCGCGCATTTTGCCGTTAGATGCAGCAGAAGAAACAGGCAATTTTACAATCGAGCATCTGCTTTCGGATGCGATGCCAGACCCTGAAAATGAGGTCGAAGCGCGGGAGCTGCAAGAACAGATTCACACACTCTTAAAGCAGCTCTCGCCAGAAAAACGGGCCGTTATTGTCTTACGCTACTATGTAGACCTGACAGAAACTGAGATGTCTGATTTGCTGGAAGTACCACCTGGCACCATCAAGTCGCGTCTGCATACAGCCCGCCAACAACTCCGTCGATTGCTCACTTTAAATTCTACATAG